A single window of bacterium DNA harbors:
- a CDS encoding ABC transporter substrate-binding protein, translated as MMRAKVLVAMLLSILLLGIGSTGPLGAQAPPKLSVVVGGLEKIIYLPAMLTQRLGYFKEMGVNVDLIDEAAGVDAENELLAGRIDGVVGFYDHSIDLQSKGKLVEQVINLDRVPGEALVVSNASGIKTLADLKGKKIGVTGLGSSTNFLAAFLVTKGGGDRTQYTPLAVGAGNTLIAAMQQNRIDAGVTTEPTVSRLEKIGLAHVLVDMRTAAGTRGALGGTYPAACLYMKADWVSSHKEAVQRAVAAFAKTLQYLQTHTPSQVADQMPEDYYVGDKPLYLKALAASMNMFNPTGMMPPDGPATVLKVLSTFNKDMDPSKIDLKKTFTDEFVTGAAKMMHK; from the coding sequence ATGATGCGAGCCAAGGTCCTTGTGGCCATGCTCTTAAGCATTCTGTTGCTCGGCATCGGAAGCACAGGCCCCCTCGGGGCACAGGCGCCGCCGAAACTCAGCGTCGTTGTGGGTGGCCTCGAGAAGATCATCTACCTGCCGGCGATGCTCACGCAGCGCCTCGGGTACTTCAAGGAGATGGGCGTCAACGTCGACCTCATCGACGAGGCCGCCGGCGTGGACGCGGAGAACGAATTGCTGGCGGGACGCATCGATGGGGTGGTGGGCTTCTACGATCACTCGATCGACCTGCAGTCCAAGGGCAAGCTTGTGGAGCAAGTGATCAATCTGGACCGGGTCCCCGGTGAGGCGCTGGTGGTCTCCAACGCGTCCGGGATCAAGACGCTGGCCGATCTCAAGGGCAAGAAGATCGGCGTGACCGGCCTGGGGTCCTCGACGAACTTCCTCGCGGCGTTCCTGGTGACGAAGGGGGGCGGCGACCGGACGCAGTACACGCCGCTGGCCGTGGGTGCGGGCAACACGCTCATCGCCGCGATGCAGCAGAACCGGATCGATGCCGGGGTGACCACTGAACCGACGGTCTCCCGCCTCGAGAAGATCGGCCTGGCGCATGTGCTCGTGGACATGCGTACCGCGGCCGGCACCCGCGGCGCGCTCGGCGGAACGTACCCAGCGGCGTGCTTGTACATGAAGGCGGACTGGGTGAGCAGCCACAAGGAGGCGGTGCAGCGGGCCGTGGCCGCGTTCGCCAAGACCCTCCAGTACCTGCAGACCCACACGCCTTCGCAGGTCGCCGACCAGATGCCGGAAGACTACTACGTGGGCGACAAGCCGCTCTACCTCAAGGCACTCGCGGCGAGCATGAACATGTTCAACCCGACCGGGATGATGCCGCCCGACGGCCCGGCGACGGTGCTGAAGGTGCTCTCGACGTTCAACAAGGATATGGATCCGAGCAAAATCGATCTGAAAAAGACCTTCACCGACGAATTCGTGACAGGCGCGGCCAAGATGATGCACAAGTAG
- a CDS encoding ABC transporter permease: protein MSVLPTARAPDAISTTALAGEELAAELRERRWTRIERVLQVAVFAVIVGGWELTARVGLVDPFFFGQPSGIAGTIWRWTTRGTPAGPLWQHVTVTLEETILAFLIGVLIGVVAGFALARNRVLAAIFGPYVRMGNAIPRVILGSIFVIWLGLGMASKVALGVTLTFFIVFFNAFQGVREVDPNLVNNARILGASPRQLSFDVMLPSALTWITTSLHTSFGFALIGAVVGEFLGATHGLGYLVATAQGAFNTNGVFAAMVILSVVALIADALMTKLEHWLTPWRPSAQRPGP, encoded by the coding sequence ATGAGCGTGCTACCAACCGCGCGAGCGCCTGACGCCATCTCTACAACGGCCCTGGCCGGCGAAGAACTCGCCGCCGAGCTGCGCGAACGCCGGTGGACCCGGATCGAGCGGGTCCTCCAGGTCGCGGTGTTCGCGGTGATCGTGGGGGGATGGGAGCTCACCGCCCGAGTGGGCCTGGTCGATCCGTTCTTCTTCGGGCAGCCGTCGGGGATCGCAGGGACCATCTGGCGGTGGACCACCCGGGGCACACCGGCGGGGCCGCTCTGGCAGCACGTGACGGTAACGCTGGAGGAGACGATCCTCGCATTCTTGATTGGCGTGTTGATCGGTGTCGTCGCCGGGTTCGCCCTCGCGCGGAACCGGGTCCTCGCGGCGATCTTCGGCCCGTACGTTCGGATGGGCAACGCGATCCCGCGCGTGATCCTCGGATCGATCTTTGTGATCTGGCTCGGGCTCGGGATGGCCAGCAAGGTGGCGCTGGGTGTGACCCTGACCTTCTTCATCGTGTTTTTCAACGCCTTCCAGGGTGTGCGCGAGGTCGATCCCAACCTTGTGAACAACGCGCGCATTCTCGGTGCGAGCCCGCGACAGCTCTCATTCGATGTGATGCTGCCCTCTGCGCTGACCTGGATCACGACGAGCCTGCACACCAGTTTCGGGTTTGCCCTGATCGGGGCGGTGGTGGGGGAGTTCCTCGGCGCGACCCACGGCCTCGGATACCTCGTGGCAACGGCGCAAGGCGCGTTCAATACCAACGGCGTCTTTGCCGCTATGGTCATTCTCTCCGTGGTCGCCCTGATCGCTGATGCCCTGATGACGAAGCTGGAGCACTGGCTGACGCCGTGGCGCCCTTCGGCACAGCGGCCCGGGCCATGA
- a CDS encoding ABC transporter ATP-binding protein gives MVGGQASAGSAIGVPVIELRDVTKRFRTPSRTFYTAVRDLSFTIARGEFCAIVGPTGSGKSTTLSLIAGLETPSQGQVLVAGEPVAGVTRRAGYMFQTDAVFPWKNVLENVSTGPVYRGVARAEARRRARDWIARVGLAGFEDRYPNQLSGGMRKRVSLAQSLINEPEILLMDEPFGALDVQTRILMEGELLELWAQTSASVVFVTHDLEEAISLADRVLVFTAAPATLKRSYEIDLPRPRNVTEIRFDPRFTRLYQQIWEDLRSEVVIAYERATNRASA, from the coding sequence ATGGTTGGCGGCCAGGCCTCGGCCGGGTCTGCGATCGGCGTGCCCGTGATCGAGTTGCGAGATGTCACGAAACGGTTCCGGACGCCCAGCCGGACGTTCTACACAGCCGTGCGGGACCTTTCGTTTACGATCGCTCGGGGCGAGTTCTGCGCCATTGTCGGCCCGACCGGATCAGGCAAGTCGACCACCCTGAGCCTCATCGCCGGCCTCGAAACCCCAAGTCAGGGACAGGTGCTCGTGGCGGGGGAACCCGTCGCGGGGGTCACCCGGCGTGCCGGCTACATGTTTCAAACCGACGCGGTCTTCCCCTGGAAAAACGTTCTCGAGAACGTCTCCACCGGCCCGGTCTATCGGGGGGTGGCTCGGGCGGAGGCGCGCCGCCGCGCGCGTGATTGGATCGCCCGCGTGGGCCTGGCCGGATTCGAGGACCGCTACCCCAACCAGCTCAGCGGCGGGATGCGCAAGCGCGTCTCCCTCGCGCAGAGCCTGATCAACGAACCGGAAATTTTGTTGATGGACGAGCCGTTCGGGGCGCTGGACGTGCAGACCCGCATCTTGATGGAAGGAGAGCTGCTGGAACTGTGGGCGCAGACATCTGCGTCCGTCGTGTTCGTCACGCATGACCTCGAGGAGGCCATCTCACTTGCGGATCGCGTCCTGGTGTTCACGGCCGCACCGGCGACGCTGAAGCGGTCGTACGAGATCGATCTTCCGCGGCCACGGAACGTGACCGAGATCCGCTTCGATCCCCGGTTTACCCGTCTGTACCAGCAGATCTGGGAGGATCTTCGCAGCGAGGTTGTGATCGCCTATGAGCGTGCTACCAACCGCGCGAGCGCCTGA
- a CDS encoding PHB depolymerase family esterase — protein sequence MKRLRRGGLYLAVMLACSLWAGGPAIGAAEDRTESIEIGAVQRIYHVHLPATAPIGGRLPLVLVFHGGGGRAKGAARLYGFSELADARGFVVVYPEGVDRQWNDGRGTTGLVDDVGFVSAMIDHLRNTLPIDPHRIYATGMSNGGILSHRLGCELSGKIAAIGPVAGTIAAPEAPRCAPKTSVSVVEFHGTEDRFVLYEGGDILNQPARGRVLSVEDTTALWNRLDGCPTTPRLADLPPSHPDDATRIRRATYGPCRSTSDVALYTVIGGGHTWPGTAWFPLLGPVSRQINATEIIWEFFERHPKE from the coding sequence ATGAAGCGACTGAGACGCGGCGGTCTGTACCTTGCCGTCATGCTGGCGTGCTCCCTCTGGGCGGGGGGCCCTGCCATTGGCGCAGCAGAGGATCGGACTGAGAGCATCGAGATCGGCGCCGTCCAGCGCATCTATCATGTTCACCTGCCCGCGACCGCGCCAATCGGAGGCAGGCTTCCCCTGGTGCTCGTATTCCACGGCGGCGGCGGAAGAGCCAAGGGTGCTGCGAGACTCTACGGGTTCAGCGAACTGGCGGACGCACGAGGCTTTGTGGTCGTCTATCCCGAGGGGGTGGACCGGCAATGGAACGACGGCCGGGGAACCACCGGGCTCGTGGACGACGTCGGCTTTGTCTCCGCCATGATCGATCATCTGAGGAACACCCTGCCCATCGATCCTCACCGGATCTACGCCACCGGCATGTCCAACGGCGGCATCCTCTCGCACCGCCTCGGGTGTGAGCTGTCCGGGAAGATCGCGGCGATCGGACCGGTCGCAGGGACGATCGCCGCGCCCGAGGCGCCGCGCTGTGCACCGAAGACGTCCGTCTCCGTGGTGGAATTCCACGGCACCGAGGATCGGTTTGTCTTGTATGAGGGCGGAGACATCTTGAATCAGCCGGCGCGCGGCAGGGTGCTGTCGGTCGAGGACACGACAGCGCTGTGGAACAGACTCGATGGGTGCCCCACCACCCCCCGCCTTGCCGATCTCCCCCCGAGCCACCCCGATGACGCCACGCGCATTCGCCGCGCCACGTACGGTCCGTGCAGGAGCACGAGTGATGTTGCGCTCTACACGGTCATCGGCGGCGGGCATACCTGGCCGGGGACCGCGTGGTTTCCGCTGCTCGGGCCGGTGAGCCGCCAGATCAACGCCACCGAGATCATCTGGGAGTTCTTCGAGCGCCATCCGAAGGAGTAA
- a CDS encoding TlpA disulfide reductase family protein, producing the protein MCNQDAPGWERVYEKWKESGVKLVGVGLGGTKEACQAFVRRHHLSFPNGYDGDGKVAKLYGFTYQPYWAVIDKNGQLLSTGYGPPNEEALVAAIKKVTGR; encoded by the coding sequence ATCTGCAACCAGGACGCCCCCGGGTGGGAGCGTGTGTACGAGAAGTGGAAAGAGAGCGGCGTGAAGCTCGTGGGCGTCGGGCTCGGGGGCACGAAGGAAGCGTGCCAGGCGTTTGTCCGACGGCATCACCTCTCCTTCCCGAACGGGTACGATGGGGATGGAAAAGTCGCCAAACTCTACGGTTTCACGTACCAGCCGTACTGGGCGGTGATCGACAAAAACGGGCAGCTGCTCTCGACCGGGTACGGTCCGCCGAACGAAGAGGCCCTGGTCGCCGCGATTAAGAAGGTGACCGGCAGATAA
- a CDS encoding cytochrome c biogenesis protein CcdA, with amino-acid sequence MQHLNLVVAFAAGVLGFFSPCVVPLIPGYVSFVSGVSLWEMQLSERRQHLGRVLVATVVFILGFSVIFTGLGASASFFGAFVLGNRQLLSRIGGVIIILLGLILLGVIKIPGLARERRVQVEHRRGGVLGAFPIGMAFGFAWTPCVGPVLGSILTLAATTQRAADGAVLLFVYSLGLGIPFLATAVLLTTTFEALRSLSRYARVIETASGVFLVVMGAALVFDLVFRLNAWILQVFPVRPAL; translated from the coding sequence ATGCAGCATCTCAATCTCGTGGTCGCGTTCGCCGCCGGGGTGCTCGGATTCTTCTCCCCGTGCGTGGTGCCGCTGATCCCCGGGTACGTCTCCTTCGTCTCGGGCGTCTCGCTGTGGGAGATGCAACTGTCGGAACGCCGGCAGCATCTGGGCCGGGTCCTCGTCGCGACCGTCGTGTTCATCCTCGGCTTCTCGGTGATCTTCACGGGGCTGGGAGCCTCCGCATCCTTCTTTGGCGCCTTCGTGCTCGGCAACCGGCAGCTTCTCAGTCGCATCGGCGGCGTCATCATCATCCTCCTCGGGCTCATCCTGCTCGGGGTGATCAAGATCCCGGGCCTGGCGCGGGAGCGGCGCGTCCAGGTGGAACATCGGCGGGGAGGGGTGCTCGGGGCGTTCCCGATCGGCATGGCGTTCGGCTTCGCGTGGACACCCTGTGTCGGGCCGGTGCTGGGCTCGATCCTCACGCTGGCCGCGACCACCCAGCGCGCCGCCGACGGGGCGGTGCTCCTGTTTGTGTACTCGCTTGGCCTCGGCATCCCGTTCCTGGCGACCGCGGTCCTCCTGACAACGACGTTTGAGGCCCTTCGGTCGCTCAGCCGCTACGCCCGGGTCATCGAGACCGCGAGCGGCGTGTTCCTCGTCGTGATGGGGGCGGCGTTGGTGTTCGATCTGGTGTTCCGCCTGAACGCGTGGATCCTGCAGGTGTTCCCCGTTCGGCCGGCCCTGTAG
- a CDS encoding redoxin family protein, whose translation MRSLLMPALLLAVVGLAALPGGAVGTAKAPDFVGGGPWFNTGGKALTLADLHGKVVAVEMWTGGCINCINTLPYVKQWDAKYRSKGLVVVGVHSPEFAHEHSQQYVQQSIAKEGIKYPVVMDNDFKIWDAYKNVYWPTLYLVDKHGSIRYTHIGEGEYDTTDRTIAQLLAEQN comes from the coding sequence ATGCGGTCTCTCTTGATGCCCGCCCTGCTCCTGGCCGTGGTGGGGCTCGCGGCGCTGCCTGGAGGCGCGGTGGGCACCGCGAAAGCCCCCGACTTTGTAGGTGGAGGACCCTGGTTCAACACCGGTGGAAAGGCGCTCACGCTTGCGGATCTCCATGGGAAGGTCGTCGCGGTGGAGATGTGGACCGGGGGGTGCATCAACTGCATCAACACCCTCCCCTATGTCAAGCAGTGGGACGCCAAGTACCGGTCAAAGGGCCTCGTTGTGGTGGGCGTGCACTCGCCCGAGTTCGCGCACGAACACTCCCAGCAGTACGTCCAGCAGTCCATCGCCAAGGAAGGCATCAAGTACCCTGTCGTGATGGACAACGACTTCAAGATCTGGGACGCTTACAAAAACGTCTACTGGCCGACGCTCTACCTCGTCGACAAGCACGGGAGCATCCGCTACACGCATATCGGCGAAGGTGAGTACGACACCACGGACCGGACGATCGCCCAGCTCCTGGCGGAGCAGAACTAA
- a CDS encoding DEAD/DEAH box helicase — translation MTDSHNPTDALAAFDPLVRQWFADRFTALTAPQAAGWPHIASGRDVVIAAPTGSGKTLAAFLWSINRLVARAAAGGLDDRTDVIYVSPLKALGNDIEKNLQEPLEGIRRLAEAAGRSLPEIRVMVRSGDTPARDRARMVRRPPHILITTPESLYILLTAEGSRRMCEAAGTVIVDEIHAVAGDKRGAHLALSLERLDALCGRRLQRIGLSATQKPIEEIAHLLVGTGDPHAGRPPCAIVDVGHRREMDLAIEVPDQELGPITTHGLWDEVYDRIAGHVGRHRTTLVFVNTRRQVERTAHALSARLGEGRVAAHHGSLSRPVRLAAEQRLKSGEVPVVVATASLELGIDIGHVDLVCHVGAPRAIATLLQRVGRSGHWLGAVPKGVFFPLTRDDLLQCAAAVRGVRDGVLDRIFLAQAPLDVLAQQMVAAVAAAEMGEEELFTLVRRAWPYRTLERSAFDAVLEMLSEGVAGRRGRRGAYIHRDRVHARLRPRRGARLVAITCGGAIPDIGDYDVVEEATGTFVGRVNEDFAIESQGGDIFLLGNMSWRIRRVAAGRVLVENAHGLPPSSPFWLGEAPARTLELSRAVSDLREAVAARLWDLDAAVRWLVDETGLDEAGARQVAAYVAETTAALGVVPSQRTIVAERFFDESGGMQLVLHAPFGGRITRAWGLALRKRFCLTFDFELQAAATDDGLVLSLGEQHSFPLESVFGMARRSTLEADLVQAMLVSPMFANRWRWNVTRALAVLRQQGGRRVPIALQRMRSDDLMAAVFPEQVACGDNHAGPIIPPDHPLVNETIGNCLREAMDVDGLHAILEQIERGEIRTVAVETPAPSQMSHEILNANPYAFLDDAPLEERRARAVSLRRAVPELAGNLGKLDPAAIEEVRAQAWPDIRTPDELHDLLLTVGLLPAVEAGPWKAMADALVDTERAAVAERIVDGSPHTAYVAAERLPWLSALGCGVRFVPPLSVPSGVPGDVGAETAAQAIVRGWMECLGPVTAGSLALRLGLPRKVVDQALLLLEASGGILRGRFTEEAAGDTEWCDRRLLSRIHRLTLGRLRREIEPVSPTMFMRFLFRWQHLHSGTQLHGRAGLLEVIQQLQGLELPATAWEDQVLPARVRSYDPMDLEQVCLSGHVAWGRLRPTRDDPETGGALVRRSRRTLTRQAPLAFVLREALPAFVEPPGGNETAGDLSATARDVYDVLVRRGASFLADIARTVRLLPAQVEAALWELVARGLVTGDGIAGLRYLLRRESRHRSRRGGARDMPLGRWSLWRTDLSDPLPSSEERLEVAARQLLRRYGVVFREALARETQAPPWRSLLTVYRRWEASGEIRGGRFVDGVIGEQYALPAAVEALRAVRRQDTSGETVLVPAADPLNLAGILTPGPRVPVSSGHLIVYRDGLPVTSGPLGVVRSHLQPAVQPVA, via the coding sequence ATGACCGATTCCCACAATCCGACAGACGCCCTCGCGGCGTTCGATCCGCTCGTCCGGCAGTGGTTTGCCGACCGGTTCACGGCCCTCACGGCGCCGCAGGCGGCCGGGTGGCCGCACATCGCCTCGGGCCGGGACGTGGTGATTGCCGCGCCCACCGGATCGGGGAAGACGCTGGCCGCATTCCTCTGGTCCATCAACCGCCTGGTCGCGCGCGCGGCGGCGGGCGGCCTGGACGATCGCACCGACGTCATCTACGTCTCCCCGCTCAAAGCGCTCGGCAACGATATCGAGAAGAACCTGCAGGAGCCGCTGGAGGGGATCCGGCGTCTCGCCGAGGCGGCGGGGCGGTCCCTGCCCGAGATTCGGGTGATGGTGCGGTCGGGGGACACCCCCGCCCGCGACCGCGCGCGGATGGTGCGGCGTCCGCCGCACATCCTGATTACCACCCCCGAGTCGCTGTACATCCTCCTCACCGCGGAGGGGAGCCGCCGCATGTGTGAGGCGGCCGGCACTGTGATCGTGGACGAGATCCACGCCGTCGCCGGCGACAAGCGCGGCGCACATCTGGCGCTTTCCCTCGAGCGGTTGGACGCGCTGTGCGGTCGGAGGCTCCAGCGCATCGGGCTCAGCGCCACGCAGAAGCCCATCGAGGAGATCGCCCACCTGCTGGTCGGCACCGGCGACCCGCACGCGGGCCGGCCCCCGTGCGCTATCGTCGACGTCGGGCACCGGCGCGAGATGGATCTCGCGATCGAGGTACCGGATCAGGAGCTGGGGCCGATCACGACGCATGGATTGTGGGATGAGGTCTACGACCGCATCGCGGGCCACGTCGGCCGGCACCGCACCACGCTCGTGTTCGTCAACACGCGCCGTCAGGTGGAGCGTACCGCGCATGCGCTGAGCGCGCGTCTGGGCGAGGGTCGGGTGGCCGCGCATCACGGGAGCCTCAGCAGACCGGTGCGCCTTGCGGCGGAACAGCGGCTCAAGTCCGGCGAAGTGCCGGTTGTGGTAGCCACCGCATCTCTGGAGCTGGGGATCGACATCGGGCACGTCGATCTGGTGTGTCACGTCGGCGCCCCCCGGGCGATCGCCACGCTGCTGCAGCGGGTGGGGCGATCGGGCCACTGGCTCGGCGCGGTGCCGAAGGGCGTGTTCTTCCCCCTGACCCGCGACGATCTGCTCCAGTGCGCCGCGGCCGTCCGCGGGGTGCGGGACGGCGTGCTCGACCGCATCTTCCTCGCGCAGGCGCCGCTCGACGTGCTGGCCCAGCAGATGGTGGCTGCGGTCGCGGCGGCAGAGATGGGGGAGGAGGAGCTGTTTACGCTCGTGCGCCGTGCGTGGCCGTATCGGACCCTCGAGCGCAGCGCGTTCGATGCGGTGCTGGAGATGCTGAGCGAAGGCGTCGCCGGGCGCCGGGGACGGCGCGGCGCCTACATCCACCGCGATCGCGTCCACGCGCGGCTCCGGCCGCGGCGGGGAGCGCGCCTCGTGGCGATCACGTGCGGCGGCGCGATCCCCGACATCGGCGATTACGACGTCGTCGAGGAGGCGACCGGCACCTTCGTCGGCCGCGTGAACGAGGACTTCGCGATCGAGAGCCAGGGCGGCGACATCTTCCTCCTCGGGAACATGTCGTGGCGGATCCGGCGCGTCGCCGCAGGCCGCGTGTTGGTCGAGAACGCCCACGGGCTGCCGCCGAGCTCGCCGTTCTGGCTGGGGGAGGCCCCGGCCCGCACCCTCGAATTGTCCCGCGCCGTCTCGGATCTGCGCGAGGCTGTGGCCGCGCGCCTCTGGGATCTCGATGCGGCCGTCCGATGGCTCGTGGACGAGACCGGACTCGACGAGGCGGGGGCGCGGCAGGTCGCGGCGTACGTGGCGGAGACGACGGCGGCCCTCGGCGTCGTCCCCAGCCAGCGGACCATCGTCGCCGAGCGGTTCTTCGACGAGAGCGGCGGGATGCAGCTCGTGCTTCACGCGCCGTTCGGCGGCCGAATCACACGAGCATGGGGACTGGCGCTGCGCAAACGGTTCTGCCTCACCTTCGATTTCGAGCTGCAGGCGGCGGCGACCGACGACGGACTCGTCCTTTCGCTCGGGGAGCAGCACTCCTTCCCCTTGGAGAGCGTGTTCGGGATGGCCCGGCGCAGCACGCTCGAGGCCGACCTCGTGCAGGCGATGCTCGTGTCGCCGATGTTTGCGAACCGGTGGCGATGGAACGTCACGAGAGCCCTGGCGGTGCTGCGGCAGCAGGGGGGCCGCCGTGTGCCGATCGCGCTCCAGCGCATGCGGTCGGACGACCTGATGGCGGCCGTGTTTCCTGAACAGGTGGCCTGCGGGGACAACCACGCCGGACCCATCATCCCGCCGGACCACCCCCTCGTGAACGAGACGATCGGGAACTGTCTGCGTGAAGCGATGGATGTGGACGGGCTGCACGCGATCCTCGAGCAGATCGAGCGCGGCGAGATCCGGACGGTCGCCGTCGAAACCCCGGCGCCGTCGCAGATGTCCCACGAGATCCTCAACGCGAATCCGTACGCGTTCCTCGACGACGCGCCGCTCGAGGAGCGCCGTGCGCGCGCGGTGTCGCTCCGCCGCGCCGTTCCGGAGCTCGCGGGCAACCTCGGGAAGCTGGACCCGGCCGCGATCGAAGAGGTGCGGGCCCAGGCCTGGCCCGACATCCGGACCCCGGACGAGCTGCACGATCTCCTGCTCACGGTGGGGCTCCTCCCGGCGGTCGAGGCGGGGCCGTGGAAGGCGATGGCGGACGCGCTCGTAGACACCGAGCGGGCCGCGGTTGCCGAGCGGATCGTGGACGGGTCTCCCCACACCGCCTATGTCGCCGCGGAACGGCTCCCCTGGCTGAGCGCGCTGGGATGCGGCGTGCGATTCGTGCCCCCGCTCTCCGTGCCCTCGGGCGTCCCCGGCGATGTCGGCGCCGAGACCGCGGCGCAGGCGATCGTCCGCGGGTGGATGGAGTGCCTCGGCCCCGTGACCGCAGGCTCCCTCGCACTTCGCCTCGGCCTTCCACGGAAGGTCGTCGACCAGGCGCTGCTGTTGCTGGAGGCATCGGGGGGAATCCTGCGCGGCCGGTTCACCGAGGAGGCGGCAGGCGATACGGAGTGGTGCGACCGCCGGTTGCTGAGCCGGATCCATCGGTTGACCCTCGGGCGGCTGCGGCGCGAGATCGAGCCCGTGTCACCGACGATGTTCATGCGGTTTCTGTTCCGGTGGCAGCACCTCCACTCGGGTACCCAGCTCCACGGCCGCGCCGGGCTTCTCGAGGTGATCCAGCAGCTCCAGGGGTTGGAGCTTCCCGCCACCGCGTGGGAAGATCAGGTCCTCCCAGCGCGCGTGCGATCGTATGACCCGATGGACCTGGAGCAGGTGTGCCTCTCGGGCCATGTGGCGTGGGGCCGCCTGCGGCCCACCCGCGACGATCCCGAGACCGGCGGCGCCCTCGTCCGGCGCTCCCGCCGGACGCTCACCCGGCAGGCCCCCCTCGCGTTTGTGCTGCGCGAGGCGCTCCCGGCATTCGTCGAGCCACCAGGCGGGAACGAGACCGCCGGGGATCTCAGCGCAACGGCTCGGGATGTGTACGACGTGCTCGTCCGGCGAGGCGCGTCCTTCCTGGCCGACATTGCGCGAACCGTCCGGCTCCTGCCCGCGCAGGTGGAAGCGGCACTGTGGGAGCTTGTGGCGCGGGGGTTGGTCACCGGCGACGGGATCGCCGGACTGCGGTATCTTCTCCGCCGGGAGAGCCGCCATCGCAGCCGCCGCGGCGGCGCGCGAGACATGCCGCTCGGACGCTGGTCGTTGTGGCGGACCGACCTCTCCGATCCGCTCCCCTCGTCTGAGGAGCGGCTCGAGGTCGCCGCGCGCCAGCTGCTCCGCCGGTACGGGGTCGTCTTTCGCGAGGCGCTCGCCCGGGAGACCCAGGCTCCGCCGTGGCGCAGCCTGCTCACGGTCTATCGGAGATGGGAGGCCTCTGGTGAGATCCGCGGCGGCCGTTTCGTCGACGGGGTGATCGGCGAGCAGTACGCGCTTCCCGCCGCGGTCGAGGCCCTGCGCGCCGTCCGCCGGCAGGATACTTCCGGCGAAACCGTGCTCGTGCCGGCTGCCGATCCGCTGAACCTGGCTGGTATTCTCACCCCGGGCCCCAGGGTGCCGGTCTCTTCAGGCCACCTGATCGTCTATCGCGATGGGCTGCCGGTTACCTCGGGGCCGTTAGGGGTCGTTCGGAGCCACCTCCAACCCGCCGTCCAACCCGTCGCGTAG
- a CDS encoding permease, which translates to MVKALSFSFGMLWEILWPLILGFTLSAGVQAFVSKKEMVRLLGNDSARSVTLASLFGFASSSCSYAAVALARSLFRKGADFTAAIVFQFASTNLVIELGVIMAVLLGWQFTLAEFIGGPIMIVILWMAFRATLRRPLVQEARRRADEGLVGRMEGHAEMDMSVIDSRPLWIRALSPEGFTAVSHYFVMDWAAVWMDIAGGLLIAGAIAAWVPDAFWRGFFLIGHPRLALIWGPLVGPIVAIVSFVCSVGNVPLAAVLWNGGISFGGAISFIFADLIIAPILNIYRKYYGIRMAAYLLVVSYVAMAAAGLIVELLFHAAGWVPATRHAVVTEARVTWNYTTVLNLGFLVLAGLLIWRFIRTGGPAMLGMMNKPMGGSHEM; encoded by the coding sequence ATGGTCAAGGCACTCAGCTTCTCGTTCGGGATGCTCTGGGAGATTCTCTGGCCGCTGATCTTGGGATTCACTCTATCGGCGGGCGTGCAGGCGTTTGTGTCCAAGAAAGAGATGGTCCGCCTCCTGGGAAATGACTCCGCGCGGAGCGTGACGCTCGCCAGCCTGTTTGGGTTCGCCTCGTCCTCCTGCTCCTACGCCGCCGTCGCGCTCGCCCGATCCTTGTTCCGAAAAGGGGCCGACTTCACCGCGGCGATCGTCTTTCAGTTCGCATCGACGAACCTCGTCATCGAACTCGGCGTCATCATGGCCGTCCTGCTCGGCTGGCAGTTCACGCTCGCCGAGTTCATCGGTGGCCCGATCATGATCGTCATTTTATGGATGGCGTTTCGGGCCACGCTGCGCCGCCCGCTGGTGCAGGAAGCGCGCCGGCGTGCCGACGAGGGCCTCGTGGGCCGCATGGAAGGCCATGCTGAGATGGACATGTCTGTGATCGACTCCCGGCCGCTGTGGATCAGGGCCCTCTCCCCCGAAGGATTCACGGCGGTGAGCCACTACTTCGTGATGGATTGGGCGGCGGTGTGGATGGACATCGCGGGAGGGCTGCTCATCGCGGGGGCGATCGCCGCGTGGGTCCCGGACGCGTTCTGGAGGGGATTTTTCCTGATCGGCCACCCGCGGCTGGCGCTGATCTGGGGCCCGCTCGTGGGCCCGATCGTCGCCATCGTGTCGTTCGTGTGCTCCGTGGGCAACGTCCCGCTGGCGGCCGTGCTGTGGAACGGCGGGATCAGCTTCGGCGGGGCGATCTCGTTCATTTTCGCCGATCTCATCATCGCGCCCATCCTCAACATCTATCGGAAGTATTACGGGATCCGCATGGCTGCGTATCTGCTCGTGGTCTCCTATGTGGCGATGGCGGCGGCGGGGTTGATCGTTGAACTGCTCTTCCATGCCGCCGGGTGGGTGCCAGCGACGCGGCATGCCGTGGTGACCGAAGCGCGCGTCACCTGGAACTACACGACCGTCCTGAACCTCGGGTTCCTGGTCCTCGCGGGCCTCCTGATCTGGCGCTTCATCCGGACCGGTGGACCCGCGATGCTCGGGATGATGAACAAACCGATGGGAGGATCCCATGAAATGTGA